The sequence AACTGTTTTAACATTTTCTTCTGTCCGTGCATATTCGGGAATAAATCCATTATTTGAAAGGACATTACTCATATGGTCTTTGATGGAATGGGCAAAATCTTCTAGAAGAACTTCATAGCTGTCTTCAATAAAACTGTATTCTTTCAGCAGTTCATTCAACAATTCCAGGTTTCCATCTTTGAGAGACCTCTGAAGCATGAGACAGTAGTTGAGGATTGTCTTTAAGTTTTGCGACTTCAGCTGAGGAAGAGTCAGTGCTGTAAAATGGATTGATTCCTTATCATTGAAATGTAATTCATCCCATTTTTCTTTTTCCGTAATAAATAGTTCCTCATCGTCCAGAAACATTTCTGTTATAGAGAACGAGCGTTCTGACAACCATTTTTCTACTGATTTATATAGCTCTCCCAGAGATGATTCCTGTTCAAGGGTGAACTCAATTTCATCATGGTTTATATAGATTTTCAATTAAATCTCCTTTAGCTCCCTTGGCTCCATTGAGTCAAGATAATCTAGGGTTCTTTTACTTATTATTCTGCTGATTGAATGAATCCAGAGAACTTGAACTGGATTCCAATTGATTCAGCATCCCTTCCATATTACCGTATTTCCTTTTTAATCCTGACTCATAGTCTGCCAGGTATTCCTTATAATCTTCTATATCATCATTTGTATCATCGATATTGTTATCAATCATCCTGATTTTATTGGAAAAAATACCACCGGTCTGAATATAAGGATTCAGAAACCGGTCAATTTCGTAGCCGACTCCGCTGTCAATCACCAGATCACCATTTGTATCTTGACCAAATAACTCTTTAATTGCCAGACTATTAATCTTCAGGAATTCATCAAGCTGATCTTCATTGATCTCAAGATAACCCCGCAATTTACTGACATTTACAGATCCGCTGCCTCCAACACCGGCATTCGTCGAGACTCCGATCTGGCTGAGCATGGACAGTTCCCTTTCCAGGGATGTCTCATAGGGTGAGGAGGTAATCCTCTGCAATCTGTTTTTCAGTTGCATCAGAGTAATATCCCCTCTGAAAGAACCCAGCTCCGATAACGCTTTTTCTCTTTCTTCATCGGAAAAATACTCTATCTCATTAACAATATCGGTATTATCAGAAGACAAAATTAGAATTTGTGTCATGGCCTGATTATAATTGTATACAAACTTAATAATTTCTTCTTTAGCCGATTCTACATCGGGTTTGATATCAATCTTCACTTCTTCACTATCAGACCGATTAAGATTCAATGTCACACCGGGTATGAGGTCATCGATATCATTAGAATCTCTTTCAACCTTGATTCCATTGAAATCCAGTAGAGCATTCCCGGCTGTGTTTAAAGAATTCACAGCAGAGTAACCGTCTGCACTTCTGGGATCTGTGATTCGCATATCACTGATAGTTATTTCACGAAGGGTATTCTTATTTTCAAAATCAAAGGTACTGATGCTGCCCTGACTGGTTGTCAACGGGATTTTGACAGTCTGTGTTTGATTACCCTCAGGCAATGTCTGAAGAGCTTCTCTGCCGGAGGCACTTAAATAGCTGCCGATAGAA comes from Oceanispirochaeta sp. and encodes:
- the fliD gene encoding flagellar filament capping protein FliD, with amino-acid sequence EQELSFTVLKTASSDKFISPSLPEDEKVPPGTYSFEVGDKEFSLRYRGGKLSDFAKRLETKADGLMKLTVVRDTTDTQVILFESTKTGIENRLKFKEDALTWALDKSILKPVDTDITKINFDPSRLTIKDSVVLAAESALQIKLPSPVPVEDGMFLEYTITTIDLDPKAREPIEPPPPVLPETASALYEGLEIQSFSNRADLPPWNKPELPPLVKDNSIGSYLSASGREALQTLPEGNQTQTVKIPLTTSQGSISTFDFENKNTLREITISDMRITDPRSADGYSAVNSLNTAGNALLDFNGIKVERDSNDIDDLIPGVTLNLNRSDSEEVKIDIKPDVESAKEEIIKFVYNYNQAMTQILILSSDNTDIVNEIEYFSDEEREKALSELGSFRGDITLMQLKNRLQRITSSPYETSLERELSMLSQIGVSTNAGVGGSGSVNVSKLRGYLEINEDQLDEFLKINSLAIKELFGQDTNGDLVIDSGVGYEIDRFLNPYIQTGGIFSNKIRMIDNNIDDTNDDIEDYKEYLADYESGLKRKYGNMEGMLNQLESSSSSLDSFNQQNNK